Proteins found in one Pelmatolapia mariae isolate MD_Pm_ZW linkage group LG7, Pm_UMD_F_2, whole genome shotgun sequence genomic segment:
- the egfl7 gene encoding epidermal growth factor-like protein 7 isoform X1, which yields MYQILLLSSSLFILHVMATPQFFAHHGRRVCGRDLRHSVVTTTESFVQPVHKPYLTLCQGHRLCSTYKTTYLVAYRQVNRAASPLHFYPDCCPGWRRFYSHNCNQAVCGQPCLNGGTCLRPNQCACPFGWTGHQCQTDVDECSERQRCAQQCVNTAGSYRCACREGFALAGDGRSCQSLPPPSPPPATPTSSSQSSQATVGVGHHTDADGKFGLVENVTEEVQSLRNRVELLEKKLQLVLTPFSSFFPLSLDEGLSEKTTLLSHSFQQLDRIDSLSEQIGFLEERLGTCSCQEN from the exons ATGTACCAAATACTgctcctttcctcctccctcttCATCCTTCATGTGATGGCCACTCCCCAGTTCTTCGCTCACCACGG GAGAAGGGTGTGCGGCAGAGACCTCCGTCACAGTGTTGTCACTACGACAGAGTCGTTCGTCCAGCCAGTGCACAAGCCCTACCTCACCCTGTGTCAGGGGCATCGCCTCTGCAGCACATACAA GACTACGTACTTGGTGGCATACCGACAGGTGAACAGAGCAGCTTCTCCTTTGCATTTCTACCCAGATTGCTGCCCGGGCTGGAGGAGATTTTACTCTCACAACTGCAACCAAG CTGTGTGCGGACAACCCTGTTTGAATGGCGGTACCTGTTTAAGACCCAACCAGTGTGCTTGTCCGTTCGGCTGGACGGGACACCAGTGCCAAACAG ATGTGGATGAGTGCAGTGAGCGGCAGCGGTGCGCCCAGCAATGCGTGAACACAGCTGGCAGCTATCGATGTGCATGCAGAGAGGGCTTCGCCCTTGCTGGAGACGGCCGTTCCTGTCAAAGCCTTCCCCCtccgtctcctcctcctgccacTCCTACCTCCTCATCACAGAGCAGCCAGGCAACAGTGGGTGTGGGTCATCACACTgatgcag ATGGAAAGTTTGGCTTGGTGGAGAATGTGACAGAGGAGGTACAGAGCCTGAGGAACCGAGTTGAGCTCCTGGAAAAG AAGCTGCAGTTGGTGCTGACGCCCTTCAGCAGCTTCTTCCCACTGTCGTTGGATGAAGGCCTGTCGGAGAAAACCACCTTGCTGTCCCACTCTTTCCAGCAGCTAGATCGCATCGACTCCCTCAGCGAGCAGATTGGCTTTCTGGAGGAGCGCCTTGGCACAT GTTCATGTCAGGAGAATTAG
- the egfl7 gene encoding epidermal growth factor-like protein 7 isoform X2 produces the protein MYQILLLSSSLFILHVMATPQFFAHHGTTYLVAYRQVNRAASPLHFYPDCCPGWRRFYSHNCNQAVCGQPCLNGGTCLRPNQCACPFGWTGHQCQTDVDECSERQRCAQQCVNTAGSYRCACREGFALAGDGRSCQSLPPPSPPPATPTSSSQSSQATVGVGHHTDADGKFGLVENVTEEVQSLRNRVELLEKKLQLVLTPFSSFFPLSLDEGLSEKTTLLSHSFQQLDRIDSLSEQIGFLEERLGTCSCQEN, from the exons ATGTACCAAATACTgctcctttcctcctccctcttCATCCTTCATGTGATGGCCACTCCCCAGTTCTTCGCTCACCACGG GACTACGTACTTGGTGGCATACCGACAGGTGAACAGAGCAGCTTCTCCTTTGCATTTCTACCCAGATTGCTGCCCGGGCTGGAGGAGATTTTACTCTCACAACTGCAACCAAG CTGTGTGCGGACAACCCTGTTTGAATGGCGGTACCTGTTTAAGACCCAACCAGTGTGCTTGTCCGTTCGGCTGGACGGGACACCAGTGCCAAACAG ATGTGGATGAGTGCAGTGAGCGGCAGCGGTGCGCCCAGCAATGCGTGAACACAGCTGGCAGCTATCGATGTGCATGCAGAGAGGGCTTCGCCCTTGCTGGAGACGGCCGTTCCTGTCAAAGCCTTCCCCCtccgtctcctcctcctgccacTCCTACCTCCTCATCACAGAGCAGCCAGGCAACAGTGGGTGTGGGTCATCACACTgatgcag ATGGAAAGTTTGGCTTGGTGGAGAATGTGACAGAGGAGGTACAGAGCCTGAGGAACCGAGTTGAGCTCCTGGAAAAG AAGCTGCAGTTGGTGCTGACGCCCTTCAGCAGCTTCTTCCCACTGTCGTTGGATGAAGGCCTGTCGGAGAAAACCACCTTGCTGTCCCACTCTTTCCAGCAGCTAGATCGCATCGACTCCCTCAGCGAGCAGATTGGCTTTCTGGAGGAGCGCCTTGGCACAT GTTCATGTCAGGAGAATTAG